A single Metarhizium brunneum chromosome 5, complete sequence DNA region contains:
- the naa20 gene encoding N-terminal acetyltransferase B complex catalytic subunit naa20, producing the protein MATFRRFRPDDVNKFSKCNLDPLTETYELGFYLQYFAKWPALFQVCEDKDGNIIGYIMGKVESSPNTYKYSEHYLPWHAHITALTVAPEARRLGIGKILTDQLETAADDSDAWFVDLFVRRSNHRAIAFYKSLGYSVFRVVKDYYGDHATDSTKAGEDAFDMRKPMKRDKDRQHIRSDGESHEVDPEDVW; encoded by the exons atggcaacCTTTCGGCGTTTTCGTCCTGATGACGTTAACAAGTTCTCAAAATGCAACCTAGATCCCTTGACCGAAACATACGAGTTGGGTTTCTATTTGCAGTACTTTGCCAAATGGCCCGCTCTATTCCAAGTGTGCGAAGACAAAGACGGGAATATTATCGGCTACA TCATGGGCAAGGTTGAATCGTCACCCAATACCTACAAGTACTCGGAGCATTACCTCCCATGGCACGCACATATCACTGCCCTGACTGTGGCACCGGAAGCTCGGAGGCTGGGAATAGGTAAAATATTAACAGACCAGTTAGAAACGGCTGCAGATGACAGTGATGCCTGGTTTGTGGACCTGTTCGTCCGCAGGAGTAATCACCGAGCAATTGCCTTTTACAAAAGTTTAGGCTACAGCGTCTTCCGAGTAGTCAAAGATTACTATGGCGACCATGCGACAGATTCAACCAAGGCTGGCGAGGATGCGTTTGACATGCGGAAGCCTATGAAAAGGGACAAAGATCGCCAGCATATCCGAAGCGATGGCGAGAGCCATGAAGTAGACCCGGAAGATGTCTGGTAG
- the Fzr1 gene encoding Fizzy-related gives MESVSVSGRIATPPPPPSLSLEKSRSEPKNNVEGGSGRRLRNKMAASEVLRPTELDANAVESALLRELQRPHRESAPGTSPHRKRQRINGDRFIPTRSGQDLQASFSLLHEDGSPATPSKQKKRTPHGELHFQKTEEANRTFSTLLRAELFANSVPQTTPPVLSPETKTRNSSVAQPTDGIRAHTPPNNSLTTSLPSSLTPSTPHKNLFSYMSPRHLGHAAGHPTPSKTPQSRHGPNLDTRAEIYSLSPVRFGSQQMLLSPRRQPRAVSKVPYKVLDAPELADDFYLNLVDWGSANVLGVGLGSSVYMWNAQTSKVNKLCTLEDDTVTSVSWIQKGTHLAIGTGKGLVQIWDAEKTRRLRTMTGHTARVGSLAWNTHILTSGSRDRLIYHRDVRAPDQWLRKLVGHKQEVCGLKWNCEDGQLASGGNDNKLMVWDKLSESPLWKFSDHTAAVKAISWSPHQRGLLASGGGTADRRIIFHDTVKGTVVNEIDTGSQVCNIAWSKNSNEIVSTHGYSQNQIVVWKYPSMTQVASLTGHTYRVLYLAMSPDGRVIVTGAGDETLRFWSVFGRRPGTREEGEAGGGKLADWGIIR, from the exons ATGGAATCGGTGTCAGTTTCTGGTCGTATTgctacgccgccgccgccgccgtcactGTCTTTGGAAAAGAGCCGATCCGAGCCAAAAAATAACGTGGAGGGTGGTAGCGGTAGACGACTGCGCAACAAGATGGCCGCCAGCGAGGTGTTGCGACCGACTGAGCTCGATGCTAACGCTGTGGAGAGTGCTTTGCTGCGAGAGCTTCAGCGTCCTCACCGAGAAAGCGCCCCAGGTACGAGCCCTCAtagaaaaagacaaagaatAAATGGAGATCG GTTCATCCCAACTCGTTCTGGACAAGACCTGCAAGCTAGCTTCAGCCTTTTGCACGAAGACGGTTCTCCAGCTACTCCGTCAAAGCAGAAAAAGCGAACCCCTCATGGAGAACTTCATTTTCAAAAGA CCGAGGAAGCAAACCGTACTTTCTCTACCCTTCTTCGTGCTGAGCTCTTTGCAAATTCCGTGCCTCAGACAACCCCACCAGTCCTTTCTCCCGAAACAAAAACCAGGAATTCGTCCGTGGCACAACCCACAGATGGAATAAGAGCCCACACCCCTCCAAACAACAGCCTCACCACATCTCTCCCCTCATCGCTCACGCCGTCAACACCTCACAAGAATCTTTTCTCATACATGTCTCcgcggcatcttggccatgcagCTGGGCATCCTACCCCCTCTAAGACACCCCAGAGCCGGCATGGTCCAAACCTGGATACCAGAGCAGAGATATATAGCCTGTCACCAGTTCGATTCGGCAGTCAGCAGATGCTCCTCAGTCCCCGCCGACAACCTCGAGCCGTGAGCAAGGTGCCGTACAAAGTACTCGATGCTCCTGAACTAGCCGATGACTTTTACCTGAATCTGGTGGACTGGGGCAGTGCTAACGTCCTGGGAGTCGGCCTTGGGTCGAGTGTGTACATGTGGAATGCTCAAACAAGTAAGGTGAATAAGTTATGCACCTTGGAAGATGATACTGTTACGAGCGTCTCCTGGATACAAAAAGGTACACATCTCGCCATTGGCACAGGCAAAGGTCTGGTGCAGATCTGGGATGCTGAAAAGACGAGGAGGCTGAGAACAATGACCGGTCATACTGCTCGAGTAGGCTCTTTGGCCTGGAACACTCATATTCTTACCTCGGGATCTCGCGACAGGTTAATATACCACAGAGATGTTCGGGCTCCTGATCAGTGGCTAAGGAAATTGGTGGGCCATAAACAAGAGGTTTGCGGGCTGAAATGGAACTGTGAGGATGGTCAGCTTGCGAGCGGAGGCAATGATAACAAGTTGATGGTGTGGGACAAACTATCAGAATCACCTCTGTGGAAGTTCTCAGACCACACTGCAGCTGTCAAAGCCATATCCTGGTCCCCTCATCAGCGTGGACTCCTTGCTTCAGGCGGCGGCACAGCAGACAGGAGGATTATTTTCCACGATACGGTGAAGGGAACTGTCGTCAACGAAATTGACACCGGAAGCCAAGTTTGCAACATTGCGTGGTCGAAGAACTCCAACGAGATCGTATCTACACACGGATATAGCCAGAATCAGATTGTGGTCTGGAAGTACCCGTCAATGACACAAGTTGCCAGCCTCACTGGCCATACATACCGTGTGCTATATCTGGCGATGAGCCCAGATGGTCGTGTTATTGTTACCGGCGCTGGCGACGAGACATTGAGGTTTTGGTCGGTCTTTGGTCGTCGACCTGGAACgagagaagagggagaagCAGGCGGTGGCAAGCTCGCGGACTGGGGTATCATCAGATAA
- the psm1 gene encoding Structural maintenance of chromosomes protein 1, with the protein MGKLIRLELFNFKSYKGHHTLLFGDSYFTSIIGPNGSGKSNSMDAISFVLGIKSSHLRSAHLKDLVYRGRVLKTSKINDDGSAETRDNNDVATTTGDDKASRGDPKTAWVMAVYEDDAGDEQRWKRSITSSGASEYRINDRVVTAQQYNEALETENILMKARNFLVFQGDVEAIASQSPQDLTRLIEQISGSLEYKTEYEKLQADAEEAAENQNFQLHRRRGINSEIKQYREQKKEADSFQKKTEERDAAIVSHCLWKLYHYQTAMDESSATIQDHQEDLKELKRNVETFEARLEDARRNQNTAGRLVARTEKEIKLRERNIEDKENALLPFDEKVHESSQQVEKLHVQSQKVTKERDEQAAIVEKVQKDIENVEKAQAVFEKDTKEQMKKQGRDISDTDRKEYNLLRAQVMSRSGTNQAKLENLERQRKADEVTVNNLRGKLDSITAAIEKAEAELQNIGERRSSTESASKEISDEIARKKKEFNQLQSERVRTNQKRTELEEKLEDVARKLREADDGRRQNDRETRMKEMVTSLKRMFPGVRGRIGDLCTPKQKKYDEAVIVALGKDFDSVVVDTEKVGVDCVQYLKEQRFPPMTFIPLDNIKVNAVNTAIKGFSGARLTIDTINFDTSVERAVSYACGSSVVCDSLSIAKHICYDKKIPVKAVTLEGYIIHKAGLMTGGRGPEPKGGKRKFEEVDVQNLQRMAMKLKDEIDRLPKSDRRGTQEESLQIDLAGLERRLVSMKDELAAFGMNWTSKKRELDGFKKELRDLEPKYKEQVSQLETDNATVSEFRAAIARVEDEVFANFCRKLGYSDIRAYDASQGKLEQEVSEKRNQFEVQKQRLENRLKWELTRHGDTETRIRRMQEHIRRLKQDIKTYSKEKADIEQAIRQDQDELEALQDTLEQQKADLADKNQKVSEARTELQKRSKDIEARQRDINTLETTVQKNSASKSALLRRCRLEQIQIPLVEGTLDNLPNEDDLLRQDPDAMDVDDDEEDMMDIALDDHGIAINFEGLDNDLKESDGPGVEEKLTERISLLASELEKLNPNMRAMERLESVESRLKQTDQEYEDSKTTAQAAKDAFAKIKQKRYDRFNKAFTHIQEQISHVYKDLTRSEAYPLGGQAYLDIEEDTDMPYLSGIKYHAMPPLKRFRDMEHLSGGEKTMAALALLFAIHSYQPSPFFVLDEVDAALDNANVDKIKKYIREHAGPGMQFIVISLKTGLFQDSESLVGVYRDQEVNSSRTLTLDLRKYA; encoded by the exons ATGGGCAAGCTGATACGGCTAGAACTATTTA ACTTCAAGTCCTACAAAGGACATCACACCCTTCTCTTCGGAGATTCTTACTTCACCTCGATAATCGGGCCAAATGGATCGGGGAAGTCCAATTC CATGGATGCGATATCCTTTGTCCTGGGTATTAAGTCGTCACATTTACGCTCAGCACACTTGAAGGACCTTGTTTATCGTGGCCGCGTTTTAAAAACCTCCAAGATCAACGACGATGGCTCTGCAGAAACGCGGGACAATAACGACGTCGCGACAACGACGGGCGACGACAAAGCTTCCCGAGGCGACCCTAAAACTGCCTGGGTCATGGCAGTTTATGAAGACGATGCTGGCGATGAGCAGCGATGGAAGCGCTCCATAACCAGTTCCGGGGCCAGCGAGTATCGTATCAATGACAGAGTTGTCACGGCACAGCAATACAATGAAGCATTGGAAACAGAAAATATCCTCATGAAAGCTCGCAACTTCCTCGTATTCCAAGGCGATGTTGAGGCCATAGCTTCTCAATCTCCGCAAGATCTTACTCGTCTCATTGAGCAAATATCAGGCAGCTTGGAATATAAGACAGAGTACGAAAAACTCCAGGccgatgctgaagaagctgccgAGAACCAAAACTTCCAGCTACACCGCCGTCGTGGAATCAACTCCGAAATAAAGCAGTATCGCGAGCAAAAGAAGGAAGCAGACAgtttccaaaagaaaacTGAAGAAAGAGATGCGGCCATTGTATCACACTGCCTCTGGAAGCTCTATCACTACCAGACAGCTATGGATGAGTCTAGTGCTACTATTCAAGACCATCAAGAAGATCTGAAGGAACTCAAACGCAATGTGGAAACTTTTGAGGCACGGCTGGAGGATGCTAGGAGGAATCAGAATACGGCTGGTCGATTAGTGGCTCGAACGGAGAAAGAGATCAAGCTGAGAGAAAGGAACATCGAAGATAAAGAGAACGCTCTGTTGCCTTTTGATGAGAAAGTTCACGAGTCTTCACAGCAAGTTGAGAAGCTTCATGTTCAAAGCCAAAAGGTGACCAAAGAGCGAGATGAACAAGCTGCCATCGTGGAAAAGGTCCAGAAAGATATTGAAAACGTTGAGAAAGCACAGGCTGTGTTCGAGAAAGACACAAAAGAGCAGATGAAAAAGCAAGGGCGAGACATTAGTGACACAGATCGAAAGGAATATAATCTCCTTCGGGCGCAAGTAATGTCTCGCTCTGGAACAAACCAGGCAAAATTGGAAAATCTGGAGCGACAACGCAAAGCGGACGAGGTTACTGTTAATAACCTCCGGGGAAAGCTCGACAGCATCACCGCAGCTATAGAAAAAGCTGAAGCGGAGTTGCAAAATATCGGCGAGCGCAGAAGCTCTACCGAGTCGGCGTCCAAGGAAATTTCCGATGAAATcgcaaggaagaagaaggagttTAATCAATTGCAGTCCGAACGTGTAAGAACGAACCAGAAACGGACGGAACTCGAGGAGAAGCTTGAAGATGTAGCTCGAAAGCTGCGTGAAGCCGATGACGGTCGTCGCCAGAATGACCGCGAAACCCGAATGAAGGAGATGGTCACGTCGTTGAAGCGCATGTTCCCCGGTGTGCGAGGCCGCATTGGAGATCTATGCACGCCAAAGCAGAAAAAATACGACGAGGCTGTAATTGTCGCGCTTGGAAAAGATTTCGACTCAGTTGTCGTGGACACCGAGAAGGTTGGCGTAGATTGTGTTCAGTACTTGAAAGAGCAGAGATTTCCGCCCATGACTTTCATCCCACTGGATAATATTAAGGTCAATGCCGTTAATACAGCTATTAAAGGGTTCTCTGGCGCGAGGCTGACAATCGATACCATCAATTTCGACACATCAGTTGAGAGAGCGGTGTCATACGCATGCGGCAGTTCAGTGGTTTGCGATTCCCTGAGCATTGCAAAGCATATATGCTACGATAAAAAGATACCGGTGAAAGCGGTTACTCTTGAAGGGTATATTATTCATAAAGCGGGATTGATGACTGGAGGTCGTGGCCCCGAACCCAAAGGGGGCAAGCGAAAATTCGAAGAAGTCGACGTGCAGAATCTTCAGCGAATGGCAATGAAACTCAAGGATGAAATAGACCGGCTCCCAAAATCTGATCGACGTGGAACGCAAGAGGAATCGCTGCAAATCGATCTTGCTGGATTAGAACGACGTTTGGTCTCGATGAAAGACGAACTTGCGGCCTTCGGTATGAATTGGACGAGCAAAAAGCGAGAGCTTGATGGGTTCAAAAAGGAGCTGAGAGACCTTGAACCAAAGTACAAAGAACAGGTGTCGCAGTTGGAAACTGATAATGCCACCGTCAGCGAGTTCAGGGCGGCGATTGCCCGCGTAGAAGATGAAGTATTCGCCAACTTCTGCAGGAAGCTTGGCTACAGCGACATCAGAGCATACGACGCCTCTCAAGGGAAATTAGAGCAAGAGGTGTCAGAAAAAAGGAACCAGTTCGAGGTGCAGAAGCAGCGGCTGGAGAACCGTCTTAAATGGGAGCTGACTAGGCATGGAGACACGGAAACGCGGATCCGACGAATGCAAGAGCACATCCGACGTTTGAAGCAGGATATCAAGACATACTCGAAGGAGAAGGCCGACATCGAACAAGCCATTCGTCAGGACCAAGATGAACTTGAGGCGTTGCAAGACACACTGGAGCAGCAAAAGGCTGATCTCGCAGACAAGAACCAAAAAGTGAGCGAGGCAAGGACCGAGCTGCAAAAACGGAGCAAGGATATTGAGGCACGGCAGCGTGACATTAACACTTTAGAAACAACAGTGCAAAAGAACAGTGCCAGCAAGTCTGCACTACTACGGAGATGTCGGCTTGAACAAATTCAGATCCCCTTGGTTGAAGGTACATTGGACAATCTTCCGAACGAGGACGATCTGCTTCGACAGGATCCTGATGCAATGGAtgtcgatgatgacgaggaggacatgatggacattgccctcgacgaccaTGGCATCGCCATCAATTTCGAGGGCTTGGACAATGACCTGAAGGAG TCTGATGGCCCTGGAGTCGAGGAAAAGTTGACGGAAAGAATATCTCTGCTAGCCTCGGAACTTGAAAAGTTGAACCCGAATATGCGAGCCATGGAACGCCTTGAAAGCGTCGAATCAAGGTTAAAACAGACAGACCAGGAGTATGAAGACTCCAAGACGACCGCACAGGCTGCGAAGGATGCATTTGCCAAGATCAAACAGAAGCGATACGACCGTTTCAACAAGGCTTTCACCCACATCCAAGAGCAAATATCTCACGTATACAAGGATCTCACACGATCTGAGGCATATCCGTTAGGTGGGCAGGCGTATCTCGATATTGAAGAGGACACAGACATGCCTTACCTCTCCGGTATCAAGTAccatgccatgccaccacTGAAGCGCTTCAGAGATATGGAACATTTGTCTGGCGGAGAAAAGACCATGGCTGCGCTGGCATTGCTCTTCGCCATTCATAGCTACCAGCCAAGTCCTTTCTTTGTATTGGACGAGGTAGATGCTGCACTTGACAatgccaatgtcgacaaaATTAAGAAGTATATCCGCGAACACGCCGGGCCTGGAATGCAGTTTATAGTTATCAGCCTGAAGACGGGACTTTTCCAAGATTCAGAAAGTCTGGTTGGCGTATATCGAGACCAGGAAGTGAATAGTTCAAGAACTTTGACCTTGGAT CTCAGAAAGTATGCCTGA
- the tfa1 gene encoding Transcription initiation factor IIE subunit alpha, with translation MDLAVTLIKSVLRAFYPTRDILVMDALILHEALRDDDLAYLMAINTKDLHKICGKLREDRFLTVHTRSELRDGNPRPSNRTWYYINYRHTIDAIKWRVYTIDKEVQGAPVPANEKKEYFCSFCKAEWTAMEVLDSVGPNGFLCHRCHHTLTFEADRTSTGHEQSTRLNDQFKFISEILPKIDAVHIPECDFDRALAKARPVVRDATHQRAATIAVESGPNRPMAVKGLTNTGPQSIAVNISTSDGPSAAEKEAEKARKEKIAQQNALPSWMSNSTVTGESFSGTLSDGLISLKQDDENNTASKGKKVDANTSAKIDDIFEKLKAEQAAEMAKGVIPGGNGEDFDSEEEDGDEDEFEDVPATGNTSSLGTPSTAAVKREVSTILSRDGDSADERAAKKVKVEQETKKESEGPEGDDDTGDEDEDMEFEDI, from the exons ATGGATCTCGCCGTTACTCTCATAAAGTCCGTGTTGAGAGCTTTCTATCCGACACGCGACATATTGGTCATGGATGCCCTCATTCTTCACGAAGC CCTCCGCGATGACGATCTGGCATATCTCATGGCTATAAACACGAAAGATCTGCATAAGATATGCGGTAAATTACGAGAAGATCGCTTCTTAACAGT ACACACAAGATCCGAGCTGCGCGACGGCAACCCTCGGCCAAGTAACCGCACATGGTATTATATCAACTATCGACATACGATCGATGCGATCAAGTGGCGAGTATACACGATCGACAAAGAAGTTCAAGGGGCGCCAGTGCCAGCGaatgagaagaaggaatATTTTTGCAGTTTTTGCAAGGCCGAGTGGACTGCTATGGAAGTTCTTGACAGTGTTGGGCCAAATGGCTTCTTATGTCATCGATGCCACCATACTCTCACTTTCGAGGCGGACCGAACTTCCACTGGGCATGAGCAGTCCACTCGATTAAATGATCAATTCAAATTTATAAGCGAGATTTTGCCGAAGATCGACGCAGTTCATATTCCCGAATGCGACTTTGACCGAGCTTTGGCCAAGGCCCGCCCTGTCGTTCGTGATGCTACACATCAGCGGGCAGCTACCATTGCGGTCGAGAGTGGTCCAAACCGTCCTATGGCTGTCAAAGGACTCACCAATACTGGCCCTCAATCTATCGCAGTAAATATTTCAACGTCAGATGGTCCATCCGCTGCAGAGAAGGAAGCCGAAAAGGCCCGAAAGGAAAAGATTGCCCAGCAGAATGCGCTCCCCTCGTGGATGTCGAATAGTACTGTTACTGGCGAATCCTTCTCCGGAACACTTAGCGACGGGCTGATTTCGCTCAAACAGGATGACGAAAACAACACCGCATCAAAAGGCAAGAAGGTGGACGCAAACACTTCTGCGAAAATTGATGATATATTCGAAAAGCTCAAGGCTGAGCAAGCTGCAGAGATGGCTAAAGGAGTCATACCTGGCGGGAATGGCGAAGATTTTGACtcggaagaggaagatggggatgaagacgaATTCGAAGACGTTCCTGCAACTGGAAATACATCCAGTCTAGGCACGCCAAGtaccgccgccgtcaagcgTGAGGTTTCTACTATACTGTCACGAGATGGAGATAGTGCGGATGAAAGAGCAGCCAAGAAGGTCAAAGTCGAACAAGAAACTAAGAAAGAGTCTGAGGGGCCTGAAGGCGATGACGATACCggggatgaggatgaggacatgGAATTTGAAGATATTTGA
- the pol4 gene encoding DNA polymerase type-X family protein pol4 has protein sequence MPGFIGKRLIEMDFGIDIERLPGCSTKIAELYQEWLKDGETKETAAAASDAKMSTLMLFYDIWGVGDTTAREFYNKGWKDLDDLVEYGWSSLTRVQQIGVKFYDEFQQMIPRQEVEEIASLVLQHARKIEAGFQMAIVGGYRRGKKESGDVDVILSHRDESQTMNMINDLVVSLEQDHLITHTLSLWTKNSERGQLPLAWRGEGARRGSGFDTLDKAMVVWQDKKKAGDDAPHRRVDIIISPWKTVGCALLGWSGGTTFERDLRRYCKQEKGLKFDSSGIRRRSDGTWVDFESHYTASDEGPGHDGRCPQPAPDMDTAERRVFEGLGLTWRDPTERCTG, from the exons ATGCCTGGTTTTATCGGAAAGAGGCTAATCGAAATGGACTTTGGAATAGACATTGAGCGGTTGCCAGGCTGCAGCACTAAGATTGCTGAGTTGTACCAAGAATGGTTGAAAGATGGTGAAACCAAAgagacggcagcagcagcatcagaCGCAAAGATGTCTACCTTGATGCTGTTTTACGACATATGGGGTGTAGGCGATACTACGGCTAGGGAATTCTATAACAAAG GATGGAAGGATCTGGACGATCTCGTGGAATACGGCTGGTCGTCTCTCACTCGGGTCCAGCAAATAGGGGTAAAATTCTATGACGAGTTTCAACAGATGATCCCCCGACAAGAAGTTGAAGAAATCGCAAGTCTAGTCCTTCAACACGCGCGCAAGATTGAGGCTGGTTTCCAAATGGCCATTGTGGGAGGCTATAGACGAGGGAAAAAGGAAAGCGGTGACGTGGACGTCATTCTAAGTCATCGAGACGAATCACAAACCATGAATATGATAAATGACCTCGTCGTCAGTCTTGAGCAAGACCATCTCATAACGCATACACTCAGTTTATGGACCAAGAATAGTGAACGAGGCCAGCTCCCGCTTGCCTGGCGAGGGGAGGGCGCCAGGCGCGGATCTGGATTTGACACGCTTGATAAAGCCATGGTCGTGTGGCAAGATAAGAAAAAAGCAGGAGATGATGCACCGCATCGAAGAGtggacatcatcatcagcccgTGGAAAACTGTTGGGTGTGCTTTGCTGGGATGGAGCGGCGGCACAACATTTGAACGAGATCTTCGACGATAttgcaaacaagaaaagggCCTGAAGTTTGACAGCAGCGGGATTCGCCGTCGCTCCGACGGGACATGGGTGGACTTTGAAAGCCATTATACCGCGTCGGACGAGGGCCCCGGCCATGACGGACGTTGTCCACAACCGGCACCGGATATGGATACGGCTGAGAGGCGGGTTTTTGAAGGGTTGGGCTTAACTTGGCGAGATCCAACAGAAAGATGCACAGGGTGA